A genome region from Oceanococcus sp. HetDA_MAG_MS8 includes the following:
- a CDS encoding type II toxin-antitoxin system RelE/ParE family toxin, which produces MSFQLRFTAEAKADLERLFEFFAQTDPEVGKRALSTIQRAWGVLEEFPFSCRKADPLNPFLRELVIPFGGAGYVALFEIDDAQTVTVLALRHQREDDYH; this is translated from the coding sequence GTGAGTTTTCAGCTTCGGTTTACCGCAGAGGCCAAGGCTGATCTGGAGAGGCTGTTCGAGTTTTTTGCTCAAACTGATCCCGAGGTCGGCAAGCGAGCACTATCGACCATCCAGCGGGCATGGGGCGTACTGGAGGAGTTTCCTTTTTCCTGTAGGAAGGCTGACCCCCTCAACCCATTTTTACGCGAGTTGGTCATTCCCTTCGGTGGCGCCGGTTATGTGGCTCTCTTCGAAATAGATGACGCGCAAACGGTCACCGTTCTGGCGCTTCGTCATCAGCGCGAAGACGACTATCACTAA
- a CDS encoding SurA N-terminal domain-containing protein, giving the protein MSSPRSTVSQSAAYAKWGPWWALALGSLLAIVSVWQSRPADLPPGAVAMVNDTPISTQQWQQAIAAVNQDRRTALDRAGELRILQTLIDEELLLQLAQDMQLTHSIPEVRGRLVQATMAALSQGLHTDPSDAQLQTFIKEQAHLFQEPEKRRVRAWRQVKNQEAQALPIPNELMSQRQLQRWLGQSLAQAAFAAPTIGPLDEPMRLGEADYHLVLEAIQAPQPLTLEAIDRERALRSYQREQEEAQLAQALERLASEARIVRRSAP; this is encoded by the coding sequence ATGTCCTCTCCCAGATCGACTGTCTCCCAAAGCGCAGCCTACGCCAAATGGGGGCCATGGTGGGCGTTGGCGCTCGGCAGCCTGCTCGCCATCGTCAGCGTATGGCAGAGTCGACCAGCGGACCTGCCGCCCGGAGCCGTGGCTATGGTGAACGACACGCCGATCTCCACGCAGCAATGGCAACAAGCCATTGCTGCGGTGAACCAGGATCGCCGCACGGCCCTGGATCGCGCTGGTGAACTGCGCATACTGCAAACCCTCATCGACGAAGAGCTATTGCTGCAGCTAGCTCAGGACATGCAGCTCACGCATAGCATTCCCGAAGTCCGCGGGCGCTTGGTACAGGCCACCATGGCCGCCTTAAGCCAGGGCCTGCATACAGACCCCAGTGATGCGCAGCTGCAAACTTTCATAAAGGAGCAGGCGCACTTATTCCAAGAACCCGAGAAACGCCGGGTGCGAGCATGGCGCCAAGTCAAGAACCAAGAGGCTCAAGCCCTGCCTATTCCAAATGAGCTGATGAGCCAGCGCCAGTTGCAACGTTGGCTAGGCCAAAGCCTGGCGCAGGCGGCATTTGCAGCCCCCACAATCGGGCCACTGGATGAGCCTATGCGCCTCGGCGAAGCCGACTATCACTTAGTGCTCGAGGCTATACAAGCCCCGCAACCACTGACGCTTGAGGCTATAGACCGTGAGCGGGCGCTGCGCTCGTATCAGCGCGAGCAGGAAGAGGCTCAGCTGGCGCAGGCCTTAGAGCGCCTGGCTAGCGAGGCCCGCATTGTGCGCCGCTCCGCACCATGA
- a CDS encoding HupE/UreJ family protein gives MAFGLVLSLGAQAHTAGTQSYAQLQRDSAGHWLWSWRVRPADFRAQPEAGSTKALSLWLADQTQMRGADDNCLKTQLQPARLRDGWLHGLWEVACEPQHIQLHWLRTLPGHLHMLQAAGELHLLRGGAGHSLALEPRFVQPSTNFSAFLPQWQQGLHHIVLGWDHLAFLLGLLLWASSLRALLGLVTGFTIGHSLALLLTVLAQIQPPAVSIELVIAASIIFVALPQHGLTQRRLSSLVILGCSLLAAWLSALSQMLWAGIALLALGHLWQIKGNDTQALLGGLILAALFGLLHGFGFAGAVLEATQQATQIWPIILGFNLGVETGQLFIVIPAWWLLQRWRHGAPMLPAAQALSCGLGAYWFCQRLLALQ, from the coding sequence ATGGCATTTGGTCTTGTGCTGAGCCTCGGGGCTCAGGCTCATACGGCAGGCACCCAATCCTATGCGCAGCTGCAAAGGGATAGTGCTGGGCACTGGCTATGGAGCTGGCGAGTTCGACCTGCGGATTTTCGTGCTCAGCCCGAAGCCGGCTCCACCAAGGCACTCTCCCTATGGCTAGCGGACCAAACGCAGATGCGTGGCGCCGATGACAACTGCCTGAAAACGCAGCTGCAACCGGCCAGGCTACGCGATGGTTGGCTGCATGGCCTATGGGAAGTTGCCTGTGAGCCCCAGCACATTCAATTGCATTGGCTCAGAACCTTACCCGGCCACCTGCATATGCTGCAGGCCGCTGGCGAGCTTCATTTACTGCGCGGAGGTGCTGGCCACAGCTTGGCGCTGGAGCCAAGGTTTGTTCAGCCTTCGACCAACTTCAGTGCCTTTTTGCCTCAATGGCAGCAGGGTCTGCATCATATTGTGCTGGGCTGGGACCACCTGGCCTTCTTGCTCGGGCTACTGCTATGGGCGAGCAGCCTGCGCGCTCTGTTGGGTTTAGTCACCGGCTTCACCATCGGCCACAGCTTGGCGCTACTCCTGACCGTGCTAGCTCAGATACAACCGCCAGCGGTCAGTATTGAGCTGGTTATTGCTGCCAGCATCATTTTTGTGGCTCTGCCTCAACACGGGTTAACACAGCGACGACTGAGTTCGTTGGTGATTCTGGGCTGCAGCCTGCTCGCTGCCTGGCTGAGCGCCCTGTCCCAAATGCTTTGGGCTGGCATAGCTTTACTGGCCCTAGGCCACCTCTGGCAAATCAAAGGCAACGATACCCAAGCTCTGCTCGGCGGCCTGATACTGGCCGCGTTGTTTGGACTATTGCACGGCTTTGGCTTCGCCGGCGCCGTCCTTGAGGCCACCCAGCAGGCCACCCAAATTTGGCCAATCATTCTGGGCTTTAACCTGGGGGTAGAGACGGGGCAGCTCTTCATTGTCATTCCAGCCTGGTGGCTATTGCAGCGCTGGCGCCATGGCGCTCCTATGCTGCCCGCCGCACAGGCCCTGAGTTGTGGACTGGGAGCCTACTGGTTCTGCCAACGGCTGCTGGCGCTCCAGTAA
- a CDS encoding sodium:proton antiporter produces MDSQFEQIADALVLILGLGVASQWVAWRLRLPAIVLFCVAGILFGPALGVITPSETLGDIFRPVVSLCVAIILFEGGLSLHWHELKTAAAGVKRLVSLGALFSFGLGALAAHGIGDLEWPTALVFAAIIIVTGPTVIIPMLRQAKLNKRTAAYLKWEGIINDPIGALAAVLLFQYFVISEKAAGEQVLGGLLMALVAAVALGGGAAWLLIRAYHSGGVPEFLKAPVMLASVLVVFVISNHVQHEAGLLSVTVMGLVLGNSDLPSMDELRRFKEYVVLILVSSVFVMLTADLDPALMGRLDFKTLSLIVAVMFVVRPLAIGLATIGTDLRWQDRLLLGWIAPRGIVAAAVAGVFGPEMLAAGYPDAELLAPLVFVLVMATVVAHGFTIGPLARWLELTVPANTVMVVGASPWSIDLCRMLHKELDIPVILVDSSWHRLREARLAGMPVLYGEILSEEVQQSLELAGIRCVLAATSNDAYNALSCRHFASDLGREKVYQLPLYGVSGQDDKKIAKRAVASPLTGVLAFASDADYENLWRRHVQGWSFTKTRITDTYSWENYLADVSGKALLIAVIREGRNLHFHAPKNPLRPRADDVVISYIPPEDNRKTAKKKTAKAERAENVAEQASSEDSPPQALPGESPAESPPTQSE; encoded by the coding sequence TTGGACAGCCAATTTGAGCAAATAGCAGACGCCCTGGTTTTAATCCTGGGCTTGGGAGTGGCATCGCAGTGGGTGGCCTGGCGCTTGCGCCTGCCCGCCATCGTGCTGTTCTGCGTGGCGGGCATTCTGTTCGGCCCGGCCCTAGGCGTGATCACTCCCAGCGAAACACTGGGGGATATTTTTCGCCCGGTTGTGTCTTTGTGTGTGGCCATTATTCTCTTTGAAGGCGGATTGTCCCTGCATTGGCACGAGCTCAAAACCGCCGCTGCCGGGGTTAAGCGACTTGTGTCCTTAGGGGCGCTATTTAGTTTTGGCTTGGGCGCGCTGGCCGCGCATGGAATCGGTGACCTGGAATGGCCTACCGCATTGGTGTTTGCGGCCATCATCATTGTTACCGGCCCCACAGTCATTATTCCCATGCTGCGCCAAGCCAAGCTGAATAAGCGCACGGCCGCCTATTTGAAATGGGAAGGCATCATCAATGACCCCATTGGGGCGTTGGCAGCGGTGTTGCTGTTCCAGTATTTCGTGATCTCCGAGAAAGCGGCTGGGGAGCAGGTTTTGGGCGGCCTATTAATGGCGCTCGTTGCAGCGGTTGCTCTCGGTGGTGGGGCAGCTTGGTTGTTGATTCGTGCTTATCACTCGGGTGGTGTGCCAGAGTTTTTGAAGGCGCCGGTGATGTTGGCGTCGGTGTTGGTCGTGTTTGTGATCTCCAATCACGTGCAGCATGAGGCTGGGCTGTTATCGGTGACCGTCATGGGTTTGGTGTTGGGTAATTCCGACCTGCCCAGTATGGATGAGCTGCGCCGGTTCAAAGAGTACGTCGTACTCATCTTGGTCTCCAGCGTTTTTGTGATGCTCACGGCAGATCTTGATCCCGCCCTGATGGGACGTTTGGACTTTAAGACGCTGTCCTTGATTGTGGCGGTGATGTTTGTAGTCCGCCCACTGGCGATTGGTTTGGCCACCATTGGCACCGACTTACGTTGGCAGGATCGCCTGCTGTTGGGTTGGATTGCCCCGCGCGGAATTGTGGCGGCAGCCGTGGCTGGGGTTTTTGGTCCCGAGATGTTGGCTGCGGGTTATCCGGACGCAGAGCTGCTGGCCCCCTTGGTATTTGTGTTGGTGATGGCCACGGTGGTGGCACATGGCTTCACCATCGGCCCGCTGGCCCGTTGGCTGGAGCTAACTGTGCCGGCGAATACGGTGATGGTGGTCGGTGCATCCCCGTGGAGTATTGACCTCTGCCGCATGCTGCACAAAGAGCTAGATATACCAGTGATTTTGGTGGATAGCTCATGGCATCGTCTGCGCGAGGCTCGCCTGGCCGGGATGCCGGTACTGTATGGCGAAATACTTTCCGAGGAAGTGCAGCAATCATTGGAACTGGCGGGCATTCGCTGTGTGCTGGCCGCCACTAGTAATGATGCTTACAACGCGCTGTCGTGTCGGCACTTTGCCTCAGACTTGGGCCGAGAGAAGGTTTACCAGTTGCCTTTGTATGGCGTGTCTGGACAGGACGATAAAAAGATCGCCAAGCGCGCCGTAGCCAGCCCCTTAACCGGTGTGTTGGCCTTCGCGAGCGACGCCGACTATGAAAACCTATGGCGGCGTCATGTGCAGGGTTGGAGTTTCACCAAAACGCGCATTACCGACACTTACAGCTGGGAAAACTACCTGGCTGATGTGTCGGGGAAAGCCTTGCTGATTGCGGTGATTCGTGAAGGGCGGAACCTGCATTTTCACGCTCCTAAGAACCCCTTGCGGCCACGGGCCGATGATGTGGTGATCAGCTACATTCCGCCCGAAGACAACCGCAAAACCGCGAAGAAGAAAACCGCCAAGGCGGAACGAGCGGAGAATGTCGCTGAGCAGGCCAGCAGCGAGGACAGCCCGCCGCAGGCTCTGCCCGGTGAATCGCCAGCGGAATCCCCACCCACTCAAAGCGAATGA
- the msrB gene encoding peptide-methionine (R)-S-oxide reductase MsrB: MRMTRRQILAGMAASFGLAKFGIAQAQSGFEPLEKTKAQWRELLANDAAYRVLFEEATERPRSSALNQEKREGTYICRACYLPLFESGWKYESGTGWPSFYDAIPGHVDTKTDFKLLYPRTEYHCARCGGHQGHVFKDGPKPTGLRYCNNGVALSFIPAGEELPALRS; the protein is encoded by the coding sequence ATGCGCATGACTCGACGCCAAATTCTGGCTGGAATGGCCGCCAGCTTTGGTCTTGCCAAATTCGGCATCGCTCAAGCCCAGAGCGGTTTCGAGCCGCTGGAGAAAACCAAGGCGCAATGGCGTGAGCTGCTCGCCAACGACGCGGCCTACCGCGTTCTGTTCGAAGAGGCCACCGAGCGCCCGCGGAGCTCCGCTTTGAACCAAGAAAAGCGCGAAGGAACCTACATTTGCCGAGCCTGCTACCTGCCCTTGTTTGAGTCAGGCTGGAAATATGAATCGGGCACGGGATGGCCCAGTTTCTACGACGCCATCCCCGGCCATGTCGACACCAAAACCGACTTCAAGTTGCTGTACCCCCGCACCGAATATCACTGCGCCCGTTGCGGCGGCCATCAAGGTCATGTCTTCAAAGATGGCCCTAAGCCGACGGGCCTGCGCTACTGCAACAATGGTGTTGCTCTGAGCTTTATCCCGGCGGGTGAAGAACTGCCGGCCCTGCGGAGCTAA
- the dbpA gene encoding ATP-dependent RNA helicase DbpA: protein MTKFSDSALPTPLLQAVGQRGYSEMTPIQAQALPVMLAGKDIRAQAMTGSGKTAAFGLGLLAHLDAAQVNKLQALVLCPTRELADQVAKEIRALASTLPNVKLLSLCGGVPIQHQLSSLVHIPHIVVGTPGRVRDLAQRGALNLGTARTVVLDEADRMLDMGFMEDVHAILNFTRASRRTWLFSATYPAEIEELSAGCQRQPQSIVVEQQHTASSIAQRFYAVEIAHKPQAVLALLAEHQPEACLIFCQTKNDTSKLAKTLQQRGVVVQALHGDLDQRQREDALVQFANGSCPVLVATDVAARGLDIKNLPLVMSFELSPDPEVHTHRVGRTGRAGASGLVLNLVAERERGRLERIVPDLAEVPEWAKLPALPAQLQIQLPQPSMGTLVIDAGRKHKLRPGDILGALTAQAGLAGKEVGKIDVFPTRSYVGVPRKALRQVQRSLQEAGVKGRKFRVRSL, encoded by the coding sequence ATGACTAAATTCAGCGACAGCGCCCTTCCCACCCCCCTGCTCCAAGCCGTAGGACAACGCGGCTACTCCGAGATGACGCCCATCCAGGCACAAGCCTTGCCGGTGATGCTGGCGGGTAAGGATATTCGCGCCCAGGCCATGACCGGCAGCGGCAAAACCGCGGCCTTTGGGTTGGGGCTGCTGGCCCATCTGGATGCTGCGCAGGTGAACAAACTGCAGGCGCTGGTGCTCTGCCCCACGCGGGAGCTGGCCGACCAAGTGGCCAAGGAAATCCGTGCGCTGGCCAGCACCCTACCCAATGTCAAACTGCTCAGCCTGTGTGGCGGGGTGCCCATTCAGCACCAGCTCTCCTCGCTGGTGCACATACCTCACATTGTGGTGGGCACACCGGGGCGGGTGCGCGACCTGGCTCAACGCGGCGCCCTGAACCTGGGCACGGCGCGCACCGTAGTGCTGGATGAAGCCGACCGCATGCTAGACATGGGCTTTATGGAGGATGTGCACGCCATCCTCAATTTCACCCGTGCCAGCCGCCGCACCTGGCTGTTCTCGGCCACCTACCCGGCGGAAATTGAAGAACTCAGCGCCGGCTGCCAGCGTCAGCCGCAGAGCATTGTGGTGGAGCAACAACATACTGCCAGCAGCATTGCGCAGCGCTTCTACGCCGTGGAAATCGCGCACAAGCCCCAGGCCGTTCTAGCGCTACTGGCCGAGCACCAGCCCGAGGCCTGCCTGATTTTCTGCCAGACCAAAAACGACACCAGCAAACTGGCCAAAACCCTGCAGCAACGCGGCGTCGTTGTGCAGGCCCTGCACGGCGACCTGGACCAGCGTCAACGCGAGGATGCTCTGGTGCAATTCGCCAATGGGAGCTGCCCGGTGCTGGTGGCCACCGACGTGGCTGCACGTGGGCTAGATATCAAGAACCTGCCACTGGTGATGTCTTTTGAGCTCTCCCCCGACCCCGAAGTGCACACCCACCGTGTGGGTCGCACCGGCCGCGCCGGAGCATCAGGGCTGGTGCTAAACTTGGTCGCCGAACGCGAACGAGGCCGCCTGGAGCGCATCGTACCCGATCTCGCCGAAGTCCCAGAGTGGGCCAAACTGCCGGCCCTACCGGCCCAACTCCAAATCCAACTCCCCCAGCCCAGCATGGGAACTCTGGTGATTGATGCCGGCCGCAAACACAAACTGCGCCCTGGCGACATCCTCGGGGCGCTTACCGCCCAAGCCGGACTGGCCGGCAAAGAGGTGGGCAAGATTGATGTGTTCCCCACCCGCAGCTACGTGGGCGTGCCGCGCAAAGCCCTGCGCCAAGTACAACGCAGTTTGCAGGAAGCCGGCGTGAAGGGGCGCAAGTTTCGGGTGCGGAGCTTGTAG
- a CDS encoding alpha/beta fold hydrolase yields MMDTAELRQALEQGRSLINGPAGALELLVEAPKSPDTHGIALIAHPHPLHGGTMDNKVVYSVARGAQDAGCLAVRFNFRGVGRSAGQHAHGAGEQEDLAAVAAYLREALPQLPLALAGFSFGSYQALAQCAPLQAKGVLTVAPPLAYAGDEPLPNPQAPWWLIHGDADDVVDCADTLRRAKAAVRPPEQLQVLPGVGHFFHGELPAVRSFTEDFLRAVI; encoded by the coding sequence ATGATGGACACTGCCGAACTGCGCCAGGCTCTAGAGCAGGGCCGGTCACTCATCAATGGCCCGGCTGGGGCCTTGGAATTACTCGTCGAAGCGCCTAAGTCCCCGGATACTCACGGTATTGCTCTTATCGCACATCCCCACCCGCTGCATGGGGGCACCATGGACAACAAGGTGGTGTATAGCGTGGCCCGCGGTGCCCAAGACGCTGGCTGTTTGGCAGTGCGTTTCAATTTCCGCGGCGTGGGGCGTAGTGCAGGTCAGCATGCACACGGAGCCGGTGAGCAGGAAGACCTGGCCGCTGTCGCTGCGTATCTGCGTGAGGCCCTGCCGCAGCTTCCTCTAGCCTTGGCGGGGTTTTCTTTTGGCTCTTACCAGGCACTGGCGCAATGTGCGCCATTGCAGGCTAAGGGGGTGCTGACGGTGGCGCCGCCTTTGGCTTATGCCGGTGATGAGCCCTTACCTAATCCGCAGGCACCGTGGTGGTTAATTCACGGCGATGCTGATGATGTGGTGGATTGTGCCGACACGCTGCGCCGAGCCAAGGCTGCTGTGCGGCCACCCGAGCAGCTACAGGTACTACCCGGCGTAGGGCATTTTTTTCACGGGGAACTACCCGCAGTACGTTCCTTTACCGAGGACTTTCTGCGCGCAGTGATCTGA
- a CDS encoding TatD family hydrolase, translating to MYTDIGANLSHESFDHDFDAVLNRAADAGVSRILLTGSCIQSTQHAVAHAGMRGGVQLFATAGLHPHYASDWNRQHEELYRNLGAQGQVVAIGEAGLDYNRNYSPHADQKRAFTAQLAMAAELNLPMFLHQRDAHADFLHLLDPWLERLPGVVVHCFTGTRAEMADYIQRDCYIGITGWICDERRGQHLLEAVGDIPDERLLIETDAPYLLPRTLRPKPKSRRCEPAHLPEVARVIAQARGQSAEALGEMTAANATRLFKLNEA from the coding sequence ATGTACACCGATATTGGTGCCAACCTCAGCCACGAGAGTTTTGACCACGATTTCGACGCAGTTCTGAACCGCGCAGCGGACGCGGGCGTGAGCCGCATCCTGCTCACCGGCTCCTGCATCCAGAGCACCCAACACGCTGTGGCCCATGCTGGCATGCGCGGAGGCGTACAGCTCTTCGCCACCGCAGGTCTTCACCCGCACTATGCCAGTGATTGGAACCGGCAACATGAGGAGCTATATCGCAACCTAGGTGCGCAAGGCCAGGTGGTCGCCATTGGTGAAGCTGGGCTGGACTACAACCGCAACTACTCCCCGCATGCAGACCAGAAGCGGGCTTTCACCGCCCAACTGGCCATGGCAGCCGAATTGAACCTGCCCATGTTCTTGCACCAACGCGATGCGCACGCCGACTTTCTGCACCTACTGGACCCTTGGCTGGAACGCCTGCCTGGCGTTGTGGTGCACTGCTTTACCGGCACCCGCGCAGAAATGGCCGATTACATCCAGCGAGACTGTTACATCGGAATCACTGGCTGGATTTGCGACGAGCGCCGCGGCCAGCACTTGTTGGAAGCCGTGGGCGACATTCCCGATGAGCGCCTGCTCATCGAAACCGACGCACCCTATCTACTGCCCCGCACGCTGCGCCCCAAACCCAAAAGCCGCCGCTGTGAGCCAGCCCACCTGCCTGAGGTGGCACGTGTGATTGCGCAGGCGCGTGGACAAAGTGCGGAGGCCCTGGGTGAGATGACCGCGGCCAATGCCACCCGACTCTTCAAGCTCAACGAAGCCTAA
- a CDS encoding DUF3604 domain-containing protein: MLRRFLKWALGVVGIMLAGVFVLVWLSPEGELEQPGVIQGAARSPEALAQRWQQDAKDVVALDTQAQRPKAQIVFGDLHVHSTYSMDAFLWSLPMMHGSGLHPPADACDYARYCSNLDFWAITDHAEALTPRHWSNTQQMVRDCNALTNPDNPDLVTYLGWEWTQVGQTPATHYGHRNVVLKEIDADKVPARPITSGGLPLKHMRRRAMSPLEERIAPWLFPAESRQAMRNQFAKQEELRSVPYCPEGIHTRDLPADCVESAETPDALWRKFAEWGGDVLAIPHGTSWGFYTPPGTTFDKQIQGDLHNPQYQRLVEVFSGHGNSEEYRDFRAVDFDEAGNMSCPAPSPGYLPCCHQAGELIRQRCADPNSTDCEQKVAQAKVDYLEAGVAGHLVVPGAQPEDWLNCGQCNDCYLPALNYRPGNSVQSMLTQSDFVQREADGDPRRFQFGFVASSDNHAAQPGTGFKETGRHQSTEAFGPSDTLTRMRFSDVAKRGGESDVSVPFDRKNTHFNLFQYAESERLGSFFYTGGLVAVHAPERSRDGIWEGMMARQTYATSGERILLWFDLLNGPDGEVSMGQEVAMQEPPRFRVRALGAFEQKPGCPQSTWEALGAERVQSLCGGECDNPGDVRKPITHIEVVRIRPRVLPGEDTAKLVEDVWQSLDCPADGNGCVVEFSDPDYGRDRRDTLYYVRALQAPTPTINGDQLRCDSNAEGECIAVNPCFGDDRTGLQDDCTALEAERAWSSPIYLDYPQRR; encoded by the coding sequence ATGCTGCGGCGATTCCTAAAATGGGCTCTGGGTGTGGTCGGCATTATGCTGGCTGGAGTGTTCGTTCTGGTATGGCTCAGCCCAGAAGGGGAGCTGGAGCAACCCGGCGTTATTCAGGGTGCGGCCCGCTCGCCCGAGGCGCTGGCTCAGCGTTGGCAGCAAGATGCCAAAGATGTCGTAGCACTGGATACCCAAGCGCAGCGACCCAAGGCCCAGATCGTCTTTGGCGACCTGCATGTGCACAGCACTTACTCCATGGATGCGTTTTTGTGGAGTTTGCCCATGATGCATGGATCGGGATTGCACCCCCCCGCCGATGCCTGCGATTACGCGCGTTACTGCTCCAACTTAGATTTTTGGGCCATCACCGACCATGCCGAAGCGCTGACGCCCCGTCATTGGAGCAACACTCAGCAGATGGTGCGCGACTGCAACGCCCTCACCAACCCCGACAATCCAGACCTAGTTACATACTTGGGCTGGGAATGGACCCAGGTGGGGCAGACTCCAGCAACCCATTACGGCCACCGCAACGTCGTCCTCAAGGAGATCGATGCCGATAAGGTGCCGGCCCGCCCGATTACCTCGGGTGGTTTGCCGCTCAAGCATATGCGCCGCCGGGCCATGAGCCCATTGGAAGAGCGCATTGCGCCGTGGCTATTTCCAGCGGAATCGCGCCAAGCGATGCGCAACCAGTTTGCCAAGCAAGAAGAACTACGCAGCGTGCCCTACTGCCCGGAGGGTATTCATACCCGCGACTTGCCGGCCGACTGCGTGGAGTCCGCCGAAACCCCGGATGCCTTGTGGCGTAAGTTCGCCGAATGGGGTGGGGACGTACTGGCCATTCCCCACGGCACTAGCTGGGGCTTCTACACTCCCCCGGGGACCACTTTCGATAAACAAATTCAAGGCGATTTGCACAACCCGCAGTATCAACGCTTGGTGGAGGTGTTTTCGGGGCACGGAAATTCTGAGGAGTATCGCGACTTCCGCGCAGTGGACTTTGATGAAGCCGGCAACATGAGCTGTCCCGCACCTAGCCCCGGCTACTTACCCTGCTGTCATCAGGCAGGTGAGTTGATTCGCCAACGTTGCGCCGACCCCAACTCCACCGACTGTGAACAAAAGGTGGCTCAGGCCAAGGTGGACTATTTAGAGGCTGGTGTGGCCGGCCACTTGGTGGTGCCTGGTGCGCAGCCCGAAGATTGGTTGAACTGTGGGCAGTGCAATGATTGCTATCTCCCAGCGCTCAACTATCGGCCTGGAAACAGTGTGCAATCGATGTTGACCCAGAGCGATTTCGTGCAGCGCGAGGCCGATGGCGACCCGCGTCGCTTTCAATTTGGGTTTGTCGCCTCTTCCGATAATCATGCTGCGCAGCCAGGAACAGGTTTTAAAGAGACCGGGCGCCACCAGAGTACCGAAGCCTTTGGTCCTTCTGACACCCTGACGCGGATGCGGTTTTCGGATGTGGCCAAGCGCGGGGGCGAGTCGGATGTCAGCGTCCCCTTTGACCGTAAAAACACCCACTTCAATCTCTTCCAGTATGCAGAGTCGGAACGCTTAGGTTCTTTTTTCTATACCGGTGGCTTGGTGGCCGTTCATGCGCCAGAGCGCAGCCGTGATGGTATTTGGGAGGGCATGATGGCTCGTCAAACCTATGCGACTTCAGGCGAGCGCATCTTGCTTTGGTTCGATCTGCTCAATGGTCCTGATGGCGAGGTCAGCATGGGGCAGGAGGTTGCCATGCAGGAGCCGCCACGGTTTCGTGTGCGTGCCTTAGGCGCTTTTGAGCAAAAGCCGGGCTGCCCGCAAAGTACCTGGGAGGCCCTGGGAGCCGAGCGGGTGCAAAGCCTCTGTGGTGGGGAGTGCGACAACCCAGGCGATGTGCGTAAGCCCATCACTCACATTGAAGTGGTGCGTATTCGGCCGCGGGTGCTGCCGGGTGAAGATACCGCCAAGTTGGTGGAGGATGTATGGCAAAGCCTAGATTGTCCGGCGGATGGCAATGGTTGTGTGGTGGAGTTCAGCGACCCGGACTATGGGCGTGACCGCCGCGACACCCTGTACTACGTGCGCGCCTTGCAGGCGCCCACTCCCACCATCAATGGGGACCAGCTTCGCTGTGATAGCAATGCTGAGGGCGAGTGCATTGCCGTGAACCCTTGCTTTGGCGACGACCGAACCGGCTTGCAGGATGACTGCACTGCTTTGGAGGCAGAGCGGGCCTGGTCCTCTCCCATCTACCTAGACTACCCGCAGCGGCGCTGA
- the msrA gene encoding peptide-methionine (S)-S-oxide reductase MsrA — translation MDGLRWRLAPRRWATLGLTLCLAVLAWQPWNQAPAQSDKPALPAEQADGMLSAIFAGGCFWCMEADYEKLRGVLDVVSGYAGGPEKNPSYKEVSRGQTGHAEVVQVMYDPEQVSYTELLDHFWKNIDPTTPNRQFCDSGRQYRPALMPLGPEQEELARASLQEVIDSGRFDRVAVSIEAPGRFWIAEDYHQDYYKKNPIRYGFYRSRCGRDARLEELWG, via the coding sequence ATGGATGGACTGCGCTGGCGGCTAGCGCCGCGACGTTGGGCTACGCTGGGCCTGACATTGTGTTTGGCAGTGCTGGCTTGGCAACCTTGGAACCAAGCCCCTGCGCAAAGTGATAAGCCTGCACTCCCTGCCGAGCAAGCCGATGGGATGCTCAGTGCCATCTTCGCCGGTGGCTGCTTTTGGTGCATGGAGGCCGACTACGAAAAGCTACGGGGCGTGCTGGATGTGGTGTCTGGCTACGCAGGCGGCCCCGAGAAAAACCCCAGCTACAAAGAGGTCAGCCGGGGTCAAACGGGGCATGCCGAAGTTGTGCAGGTGATGTACGACCCAGAGCAAGTGAGCTACACTGAGCTTCTCGATCACTTCTGGAAGAATATCGACCCCACCACACCCAATCGTCAGTTCTGTGACAGCGGGCGCCAATACCGACCGGCACTGATGCCCTTGGGGCCAGAGCAAGAAGAGCTAGCACGCGCCAGCCTGCAAGAGGTCATCGACAGCGGACGCTTCGACCGCGTAGCCGTCAGTATCGAAGCCCCAGGCCGCTTCTGGATAGCTGAGGATTACCACCAGGATTACTACAAGAAAAACCCCATTCGCTACGGCTTTTACCGCAGCCGTTGCGGCCGCGATGCCCGTCTGGAAGAGCTCTGGGGCTAG